The region CGCGACATCTTCGGCGTCGGCGTACTTGAGCCGGTACACGCGGAACTCGGTTTGAAGCGCCGGAGACACGTCGATCTGCGTGATGAGCGCCTCAATGATCGCGATGTTCTCCTCCGACGCTTTGATGATAAGCTGGTTCGCATCGCGGTTCGCCGATATCTGGATGCGCCCTCGGATCAGATCGACGCCTGTCGACTTCGCCATGTCGATCAGCTTCTGCGACTCGGCAGAATCGCGGGAGCCAGCGGCTTTTCGGACGATGTTCGACGCCTGCGCCTCGTCCCGGAAGAGCTCGTTCAGGGCCCTGGCGATGCTCTCGGCGTCTCCGTTCCGGATCTGGATCACTTTGACCTTGAGCCCGCCGTCTGGGCCCGAATCCATCGACTTGAGCACCTGCGCGATGCGACGGATGTTCGATGCCACGTCGGTGACGACGATGGAGTTGGACGAGGCGTCGCCGAACAAGATGCCAGCGTCGGAGACCATCGGCTTCAGGCGGTCGCCTAACTGGCTGGCGTCCAGGTTCACGAGCGGGATCACCTGCGTGATGACGGCGTCCGTATCGGGGATCTGTTCCGGGTCCGCGCCGACGTTGACCGGCACCTTCATCTTCGCCGCCTTCTGGACGGTCGTGATGATGATGGTCGAGTCGCTGCGGATGGTCGTCAGTCCGAACTGCATCAACCCCGATTTGATCCGCTCGATGGCTTCGTCGACGGTCACATTGCGCAGATTCACAAGCGACAGTCGCTTGTTCTGAATGTCTTCCGCGACAGCGATGATCGTCAGGTTGGTCTCGCGGCTGAGGAACCGCAGGAGCTGTTGAACCTCCGCGTTCACGAAGTCGAGGGTGATCCGCGAAGCCTTCTGATCTCTGCCACGCGCTTCGACCGTCATGACGGTATCATCGCCTTGGGCATACGCCGTGCCGCACGCGATCCCCAGCAGCAATGCCGCACAAACCGCAAGCAGACTGAGCGTCGCGCGAGCTCGTCTTGGCGCTGCGCACTGCGGCTCAGCACAGGTCGATTCAAGGCGAGAGAAGGAGTTCATATCGCGGGTTCCATATCTCCATGTGCCGAGCGACGAGCCACTGTTTCCTCGCCGTTGCCGACTGCTACCGTCCTTGCCGAAGCACGGCATCGATCCGACGGAGCTCTTCGTCCGTAAGACGCGGAGCCGTCGCCGCCGCGACGTTTTCGACGATCTGGGCGCTGCTGCTGGCTCCGATCAACACGCTCGTGATGCGGTCGTCGCGCAACTGCCACGTGATCGCCATCTGAGCGACCGTCTGCCCGCGTTCACGAGCGATCTCACGGAGCGAGCGAACACGGTCCCACACTCCTGCCGCCTCCTGCTCCGCGTACCACCGTTGACCGCTCTCGCCGCGACGTCCTTGTCGCGAGTCCGCTGGCAGCCCATCGAGGTAGCGATCCGTCAAGACGCCCTGCGCTAGCGGGCAAAACGGGATGACGCCAGTGCCCGCCGCAGCCGTGTGCGGCAGCAGGTCCGACTCCACGCCGCGCCCCAGCATGTTGTAGTAGGGCTGATGGATCGTGAGAGGCGACCAGTCGTGGCGCTGAATCGTCTCGACGGCGTTCCGGAACTGGGTTCCGCTGTAGTTGCTGACACCGGCGTAGAGCGCCTTCCCCTGTTTCACGACGAGATCGAGCGCTCCCATCGTTTCGTCCAGCGGCGTGCCCGGGTCGGGTCGATGGTGGTAGAAGATATCGACGTAGTCGAGCTGTAGCCGCTTCAGCGACTGGTCGAGGCTCGCGACGAGGTACTTCTTGCTCCCGAAGTCGCCGTAGGGCCCGGGCCACATCCGATAGCCTGCCTTGGACGAGATGATGAGCTCGTCGCGCGGCATCTCCTTGAGAATGCGTCCCGCGACGGTCTCGCTGTTGCCGGGAGGCGGTCCGTAGTTGTTCGCCAGATCGAAGTGCGTGACGCCGTGATCGAACGCCGTGAACATCACCTCGCGGCACACGTCGTCGTTCCCGGCCTCGCCGAGAGATTGCCACAGACCCAGCGACACTGCCGGCAGGTGAAGGCCGCTCGCGCCGCAGCGACGGTAGGACATCGGCTCGTATCGATCCGGTGCGAAGGAACGCATGTCTGTTGGGCTCCCGTCGCGTCTCTACATCGCCTAGTTTGATCGGAAAGGCTGTCCTAGGGTTTAGCCGGTGTCTGCCAAACACGGATCAGCCGCGCGTCGGTCCCCCGCCTCCTGGCGGGAACCCTCCGCCCTCACGGAACCGTTGTCGCATCTGCTCCCGCTCTTCTGGAGACATGTTCTGGAATCGCTGCATCTGCTCGCGGAAGTTCGCGCCGCCGGGTCCACCAGGGCGATTCTGCCCGCCTGCTCCTCTGGCTCCTCCTGGGCTTGGTCCAGCGGGTCCGCCGCCCCCGCCGCGACCCCCGCCCCGGGGTCCACCGTCTCCACCGCCGCCGCTGCCCATCTCGGCTTCCGCCAGCGCGAGATCGTACTTCTGCTTGCCGTCCTCGCTCTCGATCTGGACCTTGCCGATGGCAATGGACTTGACGACGAAGCTCCTCACGCGATCTCCCACTGCGACATAGTGGGTCGCCGGGCCGCCTGACTGTGCGAGAAGCGCTCGATCAGGGCGCGGCTCAGGTGGCGGCGCAGGGGCGAGCGGGGGACCGCCCATCAGTCCACTCCAGAAATCCGCCTCCATGGTCGCTGCCGTCGGCTGTTCCGGTGGCGCAGAGACGACTGTCATCAACAACGTGAACGGAGGTCCATCGGTGGGGGGAGCCCACCCGAGTCGGCGGAACACGTTCTGGTCCTGCACGACGCGGTAGTAGTCGAGTGGCACACGGGAGCCCTGAGCGTTGGCGTCGAAGGCGATGGAAGCGAGCAGGACGGCGGACGCCAAGCCAAGCGAGCGGATGGCTCGTGCGTCGGTGGGCTCCTGTGCGACAAGGGCTCGCAGCAAACGACGTATCATCTCGAAGCTCCGGTCTGGACGTTGGGCAGCAGCACCGACGCCTCGACGTTGAGGCTCACGGACAGCAGCGGTTGATCGGGCTGTTCGACGGTGATCCGCATCCCTGCGACGCGGAACCAGCGAGTGTCGTTCTCGATCTTGTAGGTGAAGGTCACGAGTTGTTCGAGCGGGCACTTGAACAGCAGCGTCGCCTTGTAGAGGTCGGCGTCTGTCGCCTTGGCGTTCTTCTGAACCAGTGTGAACACATTCCAGGCGGTGTCGATCAGCGCCGTGGCGTAGTCACGCGCTGCTGCAGCGTGCGTGCCGAGGGTCGTAGCCGGTGCTGGCGCAGGTTCCCGATCCGACCCCTTCTTGTCGTTGTCTGGGCCCTTCTCTTGGGCGCTCGCCGCCGCTCCGTCACCATCCGTGCCTCCCTTGGCGACGGGAGTACCGCCACCGTTCGCCGATTCCGGGGCACCGGACTTGTCCGGCGTCTTCTCTTCCGCCGGCGTTGGCTTGTCGTCGGTCAGCTTCCCAAGCGCCTCGTCGGTGATCCATGTGATCGGTTCCTTACCGATCTGCTCCAGGATTCGCCTCTGGGCAGCCATGGGGATCGACACGAGCGGAGGGAACGGCGATTCCTCGAAGACGACCGGGTCGTCGCCCTCCTTGGGAAATGTCGCCAACACTCGCTGGACATGCGCACGCAGGAGGCTGGAGGTCACATGCGCCGCCTGAGGCTGCGTCCGAAGCGTTGCCAGCCGTATCTGGACCCTCCGTGTCGGTGAGACGCCGGATTCATCCTGTTCCTTCTCCAGCGCCGCCCGGAGCGCCCGAAGCGCGACCGTATCTCCCTCAGCCGCTTTCAGCAGATCCTCCAGAGCCGAGGACACGGCGGCTTCGTCGTCCTTTGCGGCGGCAGCCTTCAGAGCCCTGATCGACTGTGCGAACGCGCTGGACGATTCGGAGTCCTTCTTGCCGTTGGCAGCAGCGGGTTTTCCGGCTGTCTGGGCAGCGCGTGTCCGACGTGTCTCCCTGGGAGGCTCCACCTTGAGCTGGTCGATCTTCTGGATGCCGCTCTCCGCCGCCATCCGGGAGATCCGCGCGACGATCAGGGGCTCGATCGCATCGGCGTTCTCGTCGAACAACTGCCTCTTGCGCTGGGCAAGGTCCTCCCACGACCGCACGGATCGGTTCTGATAGATGAATGCGGCGGTGCGTTCGTCTACGCCCGCAGTCGTTCGTATCTGCGTTACGGTGGCGAGGCTCAGAGGCTTCTTGCCAGGCGCGTCCTCATCACTGCTGCTCTCCGAGACGTCGGTCGCCTTGACATTCTTCGTTTCGGAGTCTGCATCCCCCGACGCCGACGATTCTTGCTTGGCTTCATCGCTGTCGCCCTTCGGTTTCGCCTCGTCGCCGGACTTCTTGCCTGCCTCATCCTTCGCATCGCCGACGGGTTTCGGTTCGTCGGTCGGCTCATCTGCCGGAACCGTGTAACGCTCCTTCAGCTTGTCGAGGACGCCAGGCGCCAGCGGTCCGCCGGACATCCCGGTGTCGTCTTGGATGACGCGAGCGCCGTCCTCCAAGTCGTCTCCCAATGCTGCCAGCAGGCGCGATTCTGCCAGCTTCGCTCGGAGCTCGACCGTGGCTTGGCGAGCGCCCAGCACGCCAGGCAGTTGGAGGGCGGCGGATGCAATCACGATGACCGCAGCGCCGATCAGTAGGAACTGACTGCTTCGCCCGGACGATGTCTTGAGCCACTTCATGTGGATGCGTTCCCCGGTGACGTTGATCGCGCCATGCTACCGTCCGCCCGTTCCGCGTCCGCCGCCATCCGAGGGCGGAGGACCCACGATGACCTCCACTCGCGGCGATCCGTCACCGCGCTGGATGTTGTCCACCGGTACGGCTTCGTCGGCTTCAATGCCGACCGCTCGCTGACCGCCGCCTTCGAAGGTGGCGCGTTCGACGACCGGTGTTTCCTGCGCGCCCTGTGCTCGGAACCGACCCTGGACCGCCGGAGCGTTCGATGATCCGGCTGGACTGAATCCCGCACCTGGCGGACCTCCAGGACTGAATCCCGGACCGCCGCCAGGGCTCCCTGGCATTCTGGGAGGCGGACCGCCGCGTCCCCCAAGCTGACCTGGACCACCTGGACCGCCGGAACCGCCAGGACCTCCAGGGTCCGGTCCGCTCTGCGCTACGGCTGGAGCCTCGGAGATGGGAGTCCCGACGCGCCGAACGGCGAGCATGTCGGCATCTTCTGCCAGGCGAATTGACACGTTGAGCTGCCGGATCTGGCGACCGTTCTTGTCAACCACGGTGATCTGACCCGGTCGAGCGTCGGTAAACCAGGCAGACTGACCCAATCCCTTGACGGCATTGCTCACGCTGTCGTGCGAACTGGCTTCCAGCGAGAGCGTCACTTTGCCAGACGGTTCGATATTGACGACCGTCACGGCGACGTCCTGCCGATTGGGCAGAACCGCCGTGAGCTCCCGCAGGATGTCCAGCACCGAAAACCGTGGCTTGGCGAGCTCTGCCATCGTCCGCATCGTGTTCAGCGTGCGCTGCGAAGCCAGTCGCTCCGCTTCCAGCTCGCGGATCTGGGCATCGATTTCTGCCAGATCACGCGCCTGCTTGGCGCGGATGCCGTTGCCCGCCAGCAGGATGAGCGCGACGAGCGCCACGACCCCCAGCCCGGCGAAGACCAACCGCCGATTCTGGGCAGCTTGCGCCTTGCGTTCCTTCTCCTCGCCCGGCAGTAGGTTCACACCGAGCTCACCCCGGACCTCCGCCGCTGCGAGCCCGACGGCGACTCCGAATCGCGCCCATCCTCCAGCCGACGTCAGGACTTCGGCGTCCTCGAAACCAGACACGTCCGACCAGATCCGAGCCGGTGCGCGAAGCTCCTCCTCGACGACATGGGTCAGCGGGATGTGCGCCTGGTCCGGGCCCGGAATGGTCGTCGTGGCTCCGCCGCCCCACACCCACACTTCCTCGACGGGGCTTGCGCCGTTGTCGATGAAATCACGTTGGTATGCCTGAACCGTGCGAACCAGCTCGAGTCGGAACCTGGACGAGGCGGCGGTCGCGTCTTCGTGAAACGTCACCGCTCCGACCGGGAAGCTCCGCGAAAACGCGAAGTAGTCGCCGCGCATGATGATCACGTCGGTGTTCGAGCCGCCGACGCTGAGGATCATGACCCGTTTGCTGGTTCCGCTCGACTGCTGATGGAGTCGGGCGAGCGTCGCGATGCCAAACACGGAGGGAGCCACAACGTCTGGACGCAAGCCCGCTTCCCGCACGAGGGCGATCGCCCCATCGACAAGCTGGCGCCTGCCTGCCACGAGCTCTACGGACGTCCCAGCCTCGCTCGCGCGGACATCGTAGTAACTCCATACCGCGGTATCGCCGAAGGGCAGGTCTGCCTGAGCCTGGTTCGACACGACGGCATCGAGCCGCGCGCCGTCCAAGTGTGCTGGAAGCCCGCGCAGTCGCCGAGTCACCACCTGGTGGCGAGGGATGGACAGCAGACAGGGTCCGCGACGCACGCCAGCGGCCGAAAGCGCATGCCTCAGGGCGCGGATGTTCGCATCAGTGCCGCCCGCGCGGGACTCGACGTCCGCGGCTCCCGCGCGAATCACGCGTAGCCCGGACGCACTCGCGGCGACTTCAGCGACCTTGACGCTTGACGTGCCGATGTCTACCGCGACGATTCGCTTTCTTGCCACCGATGAATGGTCCTCCGCTCAGGAGCCCTGGGCTTTGCCGTGTATCCCACGCTATAGACGCCGAGGACAAGGCATTGTTTACTGGTTCGCCCAATATCGCACGCGGACCTGCTCGCCGCTCCGATCCAGCACCGTCATGATTCTGGCGAGCGCTTTCCCGTCGCGCGCGATCCCTGACGCCTGTAGCCG is a window of Candidatus Poribacteria bacterium DNA encoding:
- a CDS encoding L-glyceraldehyde 3-phosphate reductase, whose amino-acid sequence is MRSFAPDRYEPMSYRRCGASGLHLPAVSLGLWQSLGEAGNDDVCREVMFTAFDHGVTHFDLANNYGPPPGNSETVAGRILKEMPRDELIISSKAGYRMWPGPYGDFGSKKYLVASLDQSLKRLQLDYVDIFYHHRPDPGTPLDETMGALDLVVKQGKALYAGVSNYSGTQFRNAVETIQRHDWSPLTIHQPYYNMLGRGVESDLLPHTAAAGTGVIPFCPLAQGVLTDRYLDGLPADSRQGRRGESGQRWYAEQEAAGVWDRVRSLREIARERGQTVAQMAITWQLRDDRITSVLIGASSSAQIVENVAAATAPRLTDEELRRIDAVLRQGR